One Eublepharis macularius isolate TG4126 chromosome 6, MPM_Emac_v1.0, whole genome shotgun sequence DNA segment encodes these proteins:
- the GMNC gene encoding geminin coiled-coil domain-containing protein 1: MNPARRRCRQLQHRHAALQVEGAAGDGGGAGGDRARVPGGIAAHPGGRPLGRRAPGRRPAASEAPRPPLLSAPLSAPLLSRQSSAAPAFAGGPVCARPRPGPTAAAAAAAKVAPETWLDSAWAAAAALLHGGGGEDEDGAGPGPQQGAGGPDHFGSLPFAPDVEVRPGDQLSTQIYRNKQLQDTLLQKEEELAQLQAENRHLKQFLSSTLVRQLEEKAKKLLWQNGRKACGAFKRHLKAEGPHPPREPPPAPKARRNLLGDFSACEEQPSADVDVWVLRTLGLKDINTIDESSSANYSALTLDPAPASFLCGPAETTDFGISTGQPAVYRCDALAPMDRSPANARKEPLPAAPQLPSSLPHSNTPRASCGLPSCSDNISLPKAHVAFTTSVSPHCNVKTHTFRQGQAFVRRDEDGGWKLTWVPKKPE, translated from the exons CACGGAGACGCTGCCGGCAGCTCCAGCATCGGCATGCGGCGCTCCAGGTGGAGGGGGCGGCGGGAGAcggaggaggggcagggggggacCGTGCCCGAGTCCCCGGGGGCATCGCTGCCCATCCCGGGGGGCGCCCCCTGGGCCGGCGCGCTCCTGGCCGGCGCCCAGCAGCGAGCGAGGCGCCTCGGCCGCCCCTCCTGAGCGCCCCTCTCTCCGCTCCGCTCCTCTCCCGCCAGAGCAGCGCCGCGCCGGCCTTCGCGGGGGGCCCCGTCTGCGCCCGGCCCCGGCCCGGCccgacggcggcggcggcggcggcggcgaaggTTGCCCCGGAGACGTGGCTCGACTCGGCTTGGGCGGCCGCCGCGGCTCTCCtgcacggcggcggcggcgaggacGAGGACGGCGCGGGCCCCGGACCGCAGCAGGGAGCTGGCG GGCCGGATCACTTTGGCAGCTTGCCTTTTGCCCCTGATGTGGAGGTcagacctggagaccagttgtccaCACAGATCTACAGGAACAAGCAG CTTCAAGACACCCTGCTGCAGAAGGAGGAAGAACTGGCCCAGCTCCAAGCAGAGAACAGGCACCTGAAGCAGTTCCTCAGTTCCACCCTGGTCAGACAGTTGGAGGAAAAGGCCAAG aagctgctgtggcagaacggTCGGAAAGCTTGCGGCGCTTTCAAGAGGCACCTGAAAGCAGAGGGCCCCCACCCTCCTCGTGAGCCTCCCCCCGCGCCAAAGGCCAGGAGGAACCTCCTTGGGGACTTCTCTGCCTGCGAAGAGCAGCCCAGTGCCGACGTGGACGTTTGGGTCTTGAGGACCCTGGGATTAAAAGACATCAACACGATCGATGAGTCTTCTTCAGCTAACTACAGTGCCTTGACTTTGGACCCAGCTCCGGCCTCTTTCCTTTGTGGCCCAGCAGAGACGACAGACTTTGGCATCAGCACCGGCCAGCCAGCTGTTTACAGGTGTGATGCCTTGGCCCCCATGGACAGGAGCCCAGCCAATGCAAGGAAAGAGCCTCTGCCTGCTGCCCCACAGCTCCCGTCTTCCTTACCACACAGCAACACCCCACGGGCGTCCTGCGGCTTGCCCAGCTGCTCGGACAACATCTCGCTGCCGAAAGCACACGTGGCCTTCACCACATCCGTAAGCCCCCACTGCAATGTGAAAACACACACCTTCCGCCAGGGGCAGGCCTTTGTGCGCCGAGACGAGGACGGGGGGTGGAAGCTGACGTGGGTGCCCAAGAAGCCCGAGTGA